From Luteolibacter sp. Y139, one genomic window encodes:
- a CDS encoding DUF2339 domain-containing protein: MTDKETESYRRELQRLNERVDALARGRAAEMIEIRRSIHALEQRLTPQAAPAFVQPEAPEEAPPMLPPTVAEEVPEPPAKWESIAPALAAAKAAAAAVTAKAPASSPPPREWESIAPQAPLPSPLPLPPPAEKGSFELRFGRIWLVRLGIALLVTGLVLLGNFAYKNWIRDLPAGVRLAALYLGSFLISGSGVYLGAKETMRRFGDVLLAGGLAFFYWCTFAAHHVPRLQVIESPVTAGVLLLGAAGAIVGVSLRRDSRVTATMGLLLASYSTILQPLGWLSATSNVVLAVAGTSFLLRPGWALPGMASMAGTYIAFFWWQIAGGSGGRPDDPSALWFLPPVWAVFALPSVIGVSRHFGGLSERARSIFASVNNIAFFLLFSALWMEQHRTWEGYWVVPGVFGAVLLAMGVAGRSRDDVAGGVHVAQGLAALTLAMAIKLDGFQLALGFAMQTLALSFAFRRFAGKSELAFALVAGLSTLFVSLGQAGPSSDIPLWSHALVAALLVAAAFPLRDGCDRWVAKRDLAQAARAITSIVFIAGGLLTMLFCMHHLAAPWRAPACGVVALGWSAFTLLRDPQRRLLEAGWAALVFGIASLPMLYPGDIDLPWWPPVMVALLGLAGHRLWLDRDRAPLQADIAKVPEVFLWLTALTVTVAISKEVKTLPFTETYELVALASAAVGMVAVGRFLIISPVLQIAAVLLLPLALQIQTRLTGDSGVLLFIPVIAALGVIPLARPTAVAVILARFAAGFSWLIAWNKLAPDAWGEVMAASAVALAIVSMRRGKITLPESWAFLATATAELLAHTCVLYRWVPMNPAPFPYGAITVASCFALPLLALAGDAFHRSIRHGLLLAASALLALWSSQAVIWHFDWKPVAILWTVLGFGLVSVGLWQKLSALRHAGFALLAVALVKLFAVDVWDFGTFIRIAAFLALGVALVVLGFFYNRFADALKKLFEADEA, encoded by the coding sequence GTGACAGACAAAGAAACCGAGAGCTACAGGCGTGAACTTCAGCGGCTCAACGAGCGGGTGGATGCACTTGCCCGGGGACGAGCTGCCGAAATGATCGAGATCCGGCGGTCCATTCACGCGCTGGAACAACGGCTGACGCCACAGGCAGCGCCCGCGTTTGTTCAGCCGGAAGCTCCGGAAGAAGCTCCTCCCATGCTGCCACCGACGGTTGCCGAAGAGGTTCCCGAGCCACCGGCCAAGTGGGAGTCCATTGCCCCGGCGCTGGCCGCCGCAAAGGCCGCAGCCGCCGCTGTCACCGCAAAGGCCCCTGCCTCCTCCCCGCCCCCGCGCGAGTGGGAATCCATTGCACCACAGGCACCGCTGCCTTCACCTCTTCCGCTACCTCCACCCGCGGAGAAAGGCTCCTTCGAGCTGCGCTTCGGGCGGATTTGGTTGGTCCGGCTGGGCATTGCGCTGCTGGTGACCGGGCTCGTGCTACTGGGGAATTTCGCCTACAAGAATTGGATCCGCGACTTGCCGGCGGGTGTGCGTCTGGCGGCGTTGTATTTGGGTTCGTTCCTCATTTCCGGGAGCGGCGTGTATCTCGGCGCGAAGGAAACGATGCGGCGCTTTGGCGACGTGCTCCTGGCCGGCGGACTGGCATTCTTCTACTGGTGCACCTTTGCCGCGCACCACGTGCCGCGCTTGCAGGTGATCGAGTCGCCAGTGACAGCGGGCGTCCTGCTGCTCGGTGCGGCCGGGGCGATCGTGGGGGTTTCGTTGCGTCGCGATTCGCGGGTGACGGCCACGATGGGGCTGCTGCTCGCGTCCTACTCGACGATCCTGCAACCGCTCGGCTGGCTCTCGGCGACATCGAACGTGGTCCTCGCGGTCGCCGGCACGTCCTTCCTGCTGCGGCCCGGCTGGGCGCTGCCGGGGATGGCCTCGATGGCGGGCACCTATATCGCTTTCTTCTGGTGGCAGATCGCGGGCGGCAGCGGCGGACGGCCGGACGATCCCTCGGCGCTGTGGTTTCTGCCGCCGGTGTGGGCGGTATTCGCGCTGCCAAGCGTGATCGGGGTGTCGCGGCACTTCGGCGGACTTTCGGAACGGGCGCGATCAATCTTTGCCTCGGTCAACAACATCGCGTTTTTCCTGCTCTTCTCTGCCCTGTGGATGGAGCAGCACCGGACTTGGGAAGGCTATTGGGTGGTGCCCGGTGTGTTCGGCGCGGTCCTGCTCGCCATGGGCGTGGCCGGTCGGTCGCGCGATGATGTCGCGGGCGGCGTGCACGTCGCGCAAGGTCTCGCTGCCTTGACCTTGGCGATGGCGATCAAGCTCGATGGCTTCCAACTCGCCCTCGGCTTCGCCATGCAAACGCTGGCCCTGTCGTTCGCCTTCCGTCGGTTCGCGGGAAAGAGCGAGCTGGCCTTTGCCCTGGTCGCTGGGCTGTCGACCCTGTTCGTGTCCTTGGGCCAAGCCGGTCCTTCTTCGGATATCCCGCTGTGGAGCCACGCGCTGGTCGCCGCGCTGCTGGTGGCGGCGGCGTTTCCCTTGCGAGACGGTTGTGATCGCTGGGTCGCGAAACGTGACCTAGCCCAAGCTGCCCGTGCGATCACCTCGATTGTCTTCATCGCCGGTGGTCTACTGACGATGCTGTTTTGCATGCATCATCTCGCCGCTCCTTGGCGCGCGCCGGCATGCGGCGTGGTGGCCTTGGGATGGTCGGCGTTCACCCTGCTGCGCGATCCGCAGCGGCGCTTGCTGGAAGCGGGTTGGGCGGCGCTGGTCTTCGGTATCGCCAGTCTGCCCATGCTGTATCCGGGAGACATCGATCTGCCGTGGTGGCCGCCGGTGATGGTGGCACTGCTGGGCTTGGCCGGGCACCGGCTGTGGCTGGATCGAGACCGTGCTCCCTTGCAGGCTGATATTGCGAAAGTGCCGGAGGTCTTTCTCTGGCTGACCGCCCTGACCGTCACCGTGGCGATCTCCAAGGAGGTCAAAACCCTGCCCTTCACTGAAACTTACGAACTGGTCGCCTTGGCCTCGGCCGCGGTCGGCATGGTGGCCGTGGGACGCTTCCTGATCATCTCGCCGGTGCTCCAAATCGCGGCGGTGCTTCTGCTGCCCTTGGCACTGCAGATTCAAACCCGGCTGACAGGTGACTCGGGAGTGCTGTTGTTCATCCCGGTGATCGCCGCGCTTGGCGTGATTCCCCTCGCGCGACCGACCGCCGTGGCGGTGATCCTGGCGCGATTTGCCGCCGGCTTCTCGTGGCTGATCGCCTGGAACAAGCTCGCTCCCGATGCGTGGGGCGAGGTGATGGCGGCCAGCGCGGTCGCGCTCGCCATCGTCTCGATGCGCCGTGGAAAGATCACGCTTCCGGAAAGCTGGGCCTTCCTCGCCACCGCCACCGCCGAGTTGCTCGCCCACACCTGCGTCCTCTACCGGTGGGTGCCGATGAACCCGGCTCCCTTTCCCTATGGCGCGATCACGGTCGCATCCTGCTTCGCGCTTCCCCTGCTCGCCTTGGCGGGAGATGCCTTTCACCGGTCGATCCGCCACGGGCTGCTGCTGGCGGCGTCAGCGCTGCTCGCGCTGTGGTCCAGCCAAGCCGTGATCTGGCACTTCGATTGGAAGCCGGTGGCGATCCTGTGGACCGTGCTCGGATTCGGCCTCGTCAGCGTCGGCCTGTGGCAAAAACTCTCGGCACTTCGTCACGCCGGGTTCGCGCTGCTCGCGGTCGCGCTGGTGAAGCTGTTCGCCGTGGATGTCTGGGACTTCGGCACCTTCATCCGCATCGCCGCCTTCCTCGCGCTGGGCGTGGCGCTGGTGGTGCTGGGCTTCTTCTACAACCGCTTCGCGGATGCGCTGAAGAAGCTCTTCGAGGCGGACGAGGCGTAG
- a CDS encoding aspartate kinase → MALIVQKYGGTSVGSIDRMRNVAARVKRTHDAGNQVVAVVSAMSGITDGLIKMAKEFSETPAERELDVLLATGEQQSIALVSMALHEAGLDAVSVTGRQAGIYTKGSHTRGRIEDIDPSYMKRELDAGNTLVVAGFQGITPEGKIHTLGRGGSDLTAIAVAAALKADVCQILTDVDGVYTCDPRIVKNARKLPEISYDEMLEMASSGSKVMQSRSVEFAKKYGVVFEVRSSLNDNPGTLVLEEHPAMENVVIRGVSIERSQARVTITNIPDQPGMSGKILGALGDAEINLDMIVSNIASDGFARHSFTMHSNDLGKAQASLKQVLAEISPDAKIETEAGIAKLSAVGIGMRSHSGVAATMFKALGEAGINIGMISTSEIKIAVTVDETSIEDAARAVHDAFQLDKEPAK, encoded by the coding sequence ATGGCCCTTATCGTGCAAAAATACGGCGGTACTTCCGTCGGCTCCATCGACCGCATGCGTAACGTCGCCGCGCGCGTCAAACGCACCCACGACGCCGGAAATCAGGTCGTCGCCGTGGTTTCGGCCATGTCTGGCATTACCGATGGCCTCATCAAGATGGCCAAGGAATTCTCCGAAACTCCGGCCGAGCGTGAATTGGACGTCCTGCTGGCCACCGGTGAGCAGCAGTCGATCGCTCTCGTCTCGATGGCCCTCCACGAAGCCGGCCTCGACGCCGTCTCCGTGACCGGCCGCCAGGCGGGCATCTACACGAAGGGCTCCCACACCCGCGGCCGCATCGAGGACATCGACCCGTCCTACATGAAGCGCGAGCTGGATGCCGGGAATACCCTCGTCGTCGCCGGTTTCCAGGGCATCACCCCGGAGGGCAAGATCCACACCCTCGGCCGCGGCGGTTCCGACCTCACCGCCATCGCCGTTGCCGCCGCCCTGAAGGCGGACGTCTGCCAGATCCTCACCGACGTCGATGGCGTCTACACCTGCGACCCGCGCATCGTCAAAAACGCCCGCAAGCTGCCGGAAATCTCCTACGACGAGATGCTGGAAATGGCCTCGTCCGGTTCGAAGGTGATGCAGTCCCGCTCCGTCGAGTTCGCCAAGAAATACGGCGTCGTCTTCGAAGTCCGTTCCTCTCTCAATGACAACCCGGGCACGTTGGTGCTCGAAGAACATCCTGCCATGGAAAACGTCGTCATCCGCGGAGTCTCGATCGAGCGCTCCCAAGCCCGCGTCACCATCACCAATATCCCGGACCAGCCCGGCATGTCCGGCAAGATCCTCGGCGCGCTCGGTGATGCGGAGATCAATCTCGACATGATCGTGTCGAACATCGCGAGCGACGGTTTCGCGCGGCACTCCTTCACCATGCACTCGAACGACCTCGGCAAGGCCCAGGCCTCGCTGAAGCAGGTGCTCGCCGAGATCAGTCCGGACGCGAAGATCGAGACCGAGGCAGGCATCGCGAAACTCTCCGCCGTCGGCATCGGCATGCGCTCGCACTCCGGTGTCGCCGCCACCATGTTCAAGGCCCTCGGCGAAGCTGGCATCAACATCGGCATGATCTCCACCTCCGAGATCAAGATCGCCGTGACCGTCGACGAGACCAGCATCGAAGACGCCGCCCGCGCCGTCCACGACGCCTTCCAACTCGACAAGGAGCCGGCGAAGTAA
- a CDS encoding LytTR family transcriptional regulator DNA-binding domain-containing protein, whose protein sequence is MGEEGEIREGTLSGEDWKSLAGWLLHENADEGVTRALGLLGSRHVADRAWVIRYDDAFTLFWNTHEWVAPGISPQLGEVQGIPVDAGLWIHEGLHRDGRVEIRDVANMPRRARGFQLELQRQGVRSLLALPVFRAGKIAFQIGYDAVREKRVWEEEEILECAEVANLIARSLWIRGNGDGASFPSADPESRLIHVRSGAGSVALPLSEILWIEASGDYTVVHSKGRQRQTERRSVRDWEGILPKEEFQRIHRGAIVRVSAIQRLDRSGGKWRLTLAPDGPVLPVGRAYHGPLRLRLGF, encoded by the coding sequence ATGGGAGAGGAGGGAGAGATAAGAGAGGGAACCCTGAGCGGCGAGGATTGGAAGTCGCTCGCCGGATGGCTTCTGCATGAAAACGCGGACGAGGGGGTGACCCGCGCGCTGGGACTGCTCGGCAGCCGCCACGTAGCGGACCGGGCCTGGGTGATCCGCTACGACGACGCATTCACCCTCTTCTGGAACACCCACGAGTGGGTCGCACCGGGCATCTCGCCGCAGCTTGGAGAGGTGCAGGGCATCCCGGTCGATGCCGGCCTGTGGATTCACGAGGGGCTGCACCGCGACGGCCGGGTGGAGATCCGTGATGTGGCGAACATGCCGCGGCGTGCCCGCGGGTTCCAATTGGAACTCCAGCGGCAGGGTGTCCGCTCGCTGCTCGCGCTGCCGGTATTCCGCGCAGGCAAGATCGCTTTCCAAATCGGCTATGATGCCGTGCGCGAGAAGCGCGTGTGGGAGGAGGAGGAAATCCTGGAATGCGCGGAAGTCGCCAATCTGATCGCTCGCTCGCTGTGGATCCGGGGAAACGGGGACGGTGCTTCCTTCCCCTCCGCCGATCCCGAGAGCCGCCTGATCCACGTCCGCAGCGGGGCGGGCTCGGTGGCACTACCGCTTTCCGAGATCCTGTGGATCGAGGCTTCGGGCGACTACACGGTGGTCCACTCGAAGGGCCGCCAGCGCCAGACCGAGCGGCGCAGCGTGAGGGATTGGGAGGGGATCCTGCCGAAGGAGGAATTCCAGCGGATCCACCGCGGAGCGATCGTCCGGGTCTCAGCGATCCAGCGACTCGACCGGAGCGGCGGGAAATGGCGGCTGACCCTGGCGCCGGACGGGCCGGTGCTGCCGGTCGGGAGAGCTTATCATGGGCCGCTGCGGCTGCGGCTCGGGTTTTGA
- a CDS encoding maltoporin, which yields MRQEYETRIEKLESRIAELEEAPAPKKAAHASGSHRAAAEQPVTPAATEDEAPAVADEAREWRKRADEQFKKDTETRDIAQHPDAEKALDARIEQVLEGYLDITGYFRAGYGRSDAGGPQRAFGIPGVAKYRLGNEAENYGELAFAKTFFPAGMFSSKDGMNDGPVARMNLRLAFYNPYDNYGSSADTDFSVPEAWASIANVIPGMPEAKFWAGSRFYRRHDIHINDFYFWDMSGGGAGIEDVPLGAGKFAFAWIGDGAESAIYNDIATPDPLNIAGFSKSSFDFRWYDWPFFGGKGELGFAYSRSESGVDSNGVQAEDSDGFSLSLVRTREGFWDEKSLHKTSLQFGTGPAKTFSTGFENFSGPAGTFIRPDPDESWRARVTDQWVIKPMDHFSIGSSLVYQYTEFGDNAPYQHWASAGVRPIWHFNDTFSLALEPGVDWVSGTAGGHEGMLGKITLAPQVSLGGDFFSRPVLRAFVTYAMWANGLKGGVGGTDYASDDQGWSWGVQMETWW from the coding sequence ATGCGGCAGGAATACGAAACCCGCATCGAGAAGCTGGAGTCGCGGATCGCCGAGCTGGAGGAAGCGCCTGCACCGAAAAAGGCCGCGCATGCCTCCGGATCCCATCGCGCCGCAGCAGAGCAGCCTGTCACTCCCGCTGCCACCGAAGACGAGGCTCCGGCCGTGGCCGATGAAGCGCGCGAGTGGCGGAAGCGTGCCGACGAGCAATTCAAGAAAGACACCGAGACGCGAGACATCGCCCAGCACCCGGACGCGGAGAAGGCACTCGACGCCCGCATCGAGCAGGTGCTGGAAGGCTATCTGGATATCACCGGCTACTTTCGCGCGGGCTATGGCCGCTCGGACGCGGGTGGCCCGCAGCGGGCCTTCGGGATTCCGGGCGTGGCGAAGTATCGCTTGGGCAATGAGGCCGAGAACTACGGCGAGCTCGCCTTTGCCAAGACCTTCTTCCCGGCGGGGATGTTCTCGTCGAAGGACGGTATGAACGATGGGCCGGTGGCGCGCATGAACCTGCGGCTGGCCTTCTACAATCCCTACGACAACTACGGCTCGTCCGCCGACACGGACTTCTCGGTGCCGGAGGCGTGGGCCTCGATCGCCAATGTCATCCCGGGGATGCCGGAAGCGAAGTTCTGGGCGGGCAGCCGCTTCTACCGGCGGCATGACATCCACATCAACGACTTCTATTTCTGGGACATGAGTGGAGGCGGCGCGGGCATCGAGGATGTGCCGCTCGGTGCCGGAAAGTTCGCCTTCGCGTGGATCGGCGATGGGGCGGAGAGCGCGATCTACAATGACATCGCGACGCCGGACCCGCTGAATATCGCGGGCTTCAGCAAGAGCAGCTTCGATTTCCGCTGGTACGACTGGCCGTTTTTCGGAGGAAAGGGCGAGCTGGGGTTTGCCTATTCGAGATCGGAGTCGGGGGTCGATTCGAACGGGGTCCAGGCCGAGGATTCGGATGGGTTTTCGCTCAGCCTGGTCCGCACTCGCGAGGGCTTTTGGGATGAGAAGAGCCTGCACAAGACCTCGCTGCAATTCGGGACGGGGCCCGCGAAAACGTTCAGCACGGGCTTCGAGAACTTCAGTGGACCGGCCGGCACCTTCATTCGCCCGGACCCCGACGAGTCGTGGCGCGCCCGGGTGACCGACCAGTGGGTGATCAAGCCGATGGACCACTTCTCGATCGGCAGTTCGCTGGTGTATCAATACACGGAATTCGGCGACAACGCACCGTACCAGCACTGGGCTTCGGCGGGCGTGAGGCCGATCTGGCATTTCAATGACACCTTCAGCCTCGCGCTGGAGCCGGGGGTCGATTGGGTGTCCGGCACGGCCGGTGGTCACGAGGGCATGCTCGGAAAGATCACGCTGGCGCCGCAGGTTTCGCTGGGGGGCGACTTCTTCAGCCGGCCGGTGCTGCGCGCCTTTGTCACCTACGCGATGTGGGCAAATGGCCTGAAAGGCGGCGTGGGCGGCACCGACTACGCCAGCGATGACCAGGGCTGGAGCTGGGGCGTGCAGATGGAAACATGGTGGTGA
- the rsgA gene encoding ribosome small subunit-dependent GTPase A, which produces MTLDELGWDENFAAAFAPYRAKGWFPARLIRETTINYSAFVAEDPEDVEEIDCVLSGKVWHDAESDADLPAVGDWVAVELGGENEDHVIRAHLPRRSCFSRKMPGKSVEEQVIGANVDVVAVVTDSGADHNPRRMERYFALIGRSGAKAVVLVNKSDLCPAEHNEACAAELRALAPDADIHITSALTGQGLEVLQSYLKDGITMCVVGSSGVGKSTLVNQLYGEEWQWTSEVNEVTGKGRHTTTSRELVPLPEGGMLIDNPGMREIQMWTDEKTLRDSFADVEAMGHECRFADCKHGNDKGCAIRAAVEAGTLDLHRLESFLNLEDEIEKLRRQIKKRQMTVERWAKRSHRVKARNLEDRIQLEKDERGEWER; this is translated from the coding sequence ATGACGCTCGACGAGCTCGGATGGGATGAAAACTTCGCCGCTGCCTTCGCCCCCTACCGGGCGAAAGGGTGGTTTCCCGCGCGCTTGATTCGCGAGACGACGATCAATTACTCGGCCTTCGTTGCGGAAGACCCGGAGGATGTGGAGGAGATCGACTGCGTTCTTTCCGGCAAGGTCTGGCACGATGCGGAGAGCGACGCGGATTTGCCGGCTGTGGGCGATTGGGTCGCTGTGGAGCTTGGCGGGGAGAACGAGGATCATGTGATCCGCGCGCATTTGCCGCGCCGCTCGTGCTTTTCGCGGAAGATGCCGGGCAAGAGCGTGGAGGAGCAGGTCATTGGCGCAAATGTCGATGTGGTGGCCGTGGTGACTGACTCCGGTGCGGATCACAATCCGCGGCGGATGGAGCGCTACTTCGCACTGATCGGTCGCAGCGGCGCGAAGGCCGTGGTGCTGGTCAACAAATCCGACCTCTGTCCCGCGGAGCACAATGAAGCCTGCGCTGCCGAACTGCGAGCGCTGGCTCCGGATGCCGACATCCACATCACGAGTGCGCTGACTGGCCAAGGCCTGGAAGTGCTTCAGTCCTATCTGAAGGACGGAATTACGATGTGCGTCGTAGGTTCATCCGGCGTTGGCAAGTCAACGCTGGTCAATCAGCTCTACGGCGAGGAATGGCAGTGGACCAGCGAGGTCAATGAGGTGACCGGCAAGGGCCGCCACACCACCACCTCGCGCGAACTCGTACCGCTGCCGGAGGGCGGCATGCTCATCGACAATCCCGGGATGCGGGAGATCCAGATGTGGACCGATGAGAAGACCTTGCGCGATAGCTTCGCCGACGTCGAGGCGATGGGACACGAGTGCCGCTTCGCCGACTGCAAGCATGGCAATGACAAGGGCTGCGCGATCCGCGCGGCGGTCGAGGCAGGCACGCTGGATCTGCATCGCTTGGAGAGCTTTCTGAATTTGGAAGACGAGATCGAGAAGCTCCGTCGTCAGATCAAGAAGCGGCAGATGACGGTCGAGCGCTGGGCCAAGCGCAGTCACCGGGTGAAGGCCCGCAATTTGGAAGACCGCATCCAGCTTGAGAAGGACGAGCGTGGGGAGTGGGAACGGTGA